Below is a genomic region from Prolixibacteraceae bacterium.
GTAATCACTCCTAGGTTTAAGATATTTAAAAGGACAATCCAAATATGGGTTGTCTTTTTTGTTTTACAACAATATGGGATATTCATACTTCTACCCAGAACTAATGAATAGATAAGATCGTACTAACCTTGTAAACTTTTCATTTCCAATTTCATCATAATATCTGTCTGTTCATCGTCTCCAAGTTTGAAAACATGTTTGTCAAAAACAGTTAAACCATTCTTTTCGTAAAACTTGATCGCCCTTGGATTCTTCTCCCAAACACCTAACCATACACTCTCAACCTCCTTCTGTCGTGCCAATTCAATAGCCTTATCGTAAAGAATCTTTCCCACACTCTTTCCATGATACTCCTTAAGCACATAGATTCTTTCAATCTCAAGTGCATTATCTAGTTTCATTTCAGTTTGTGCATCTTTAACATTAACTTTTAGATAGCCAATTACTTTATCGTCTGATTCTGTAAAATAGAATTCCGAATTCTCATTTAGAAGCTGTGCTCTTAGTTTTTCTCTAGAGAACTCTTGATCCAAGTACTCTATCATATTTTCTTCACTATTATACCAACCGTATGTTTCTTGAAAGGTTAATTGTCCAATTACTTTCAACTCTTCAATATCATTCAGACTTACTTTTCGTACTATCACACTTAATTTCTTAAGATCTGCATCCTCATCAATCATCAGATATATAAGGTACAAAATGAAGTAGTATACTACTCAATACACAAAATAGAAATACCTACAAGATCAAATAATTCACGTATAAACAATCGAAGTGACTATGATTTAAATCTATTATAATCAGATTTAAAGAATTAGACAAGAATAAGAAACAGTGTCTATTTATTGTATGAAATAGACACTGTCCATTAATGATTACTTACTCAGCAATAATCAAGTAGTAGTTCTTTTTACCCTTTTGTGCAAGGATATATTTATTTGCAATCAGATATGAAGGGTCAATGATCACTTCTGGAGAAGCGACTTTCTGCTTATTGATACTTACCCCATTTCCTTTAATGCTACGACGAAGTTCCCCTTTTGATGGGAAGACCTCTGCATGTTCCGACAATAATGACACAACATCTACACCTTCTTTGATTAGATCTGCAGACACTTTAAACTGAGGAACTCCTTCGAATACTGCCAAGAAAGTTCTTTCATCCAACTTCTGCAGTTGCTCTTGTGTTCCCTTTCCAAATAGAATAGCTGAAGCCTCAACAGCGGCATCATACTCCTCTTCTGAGTGTACCATAATCGTCACCTCTTTAGCCAAACGCTGTTGAAGTACACGACGGTGAGGAGCCTCTTGGTGTTCGCTGACAATAGATGCTACCTCCTCTTGTGACAACATAGTAAAGATCTTAATATACTTCTCAGCATCGTCATCCGATGTGTTTAACCAAAACTGGTAAAAAGCATATGGTGTAGTTCTCTCTGCATCTAGCCACACATTGCCACTCTCCGTTTTTCCAAACTTCTTTCCATCTGCTTTAGTAATCAATGGACAGGTCATCGCAAATGCTTCTCCACGATCAATACGACGGATTAACTCCGTACCAGTCGTAATATTTCCCCATTGATCACTTCCACCCATCTGAAGTTTACAATTGTGTTCTCTATATAAGTGTAGAAAGTCTGTACCCTGAACCAATTGATATGTAAATTCGGTAAAAGACAATCCCGACTTGTTACTACTGTCAAGTCGTTTTTTTACAGAATCTTTACTCATCATATAATTTACGGTAAGATGCTTTCCAATATCTCGTATAAATGACAAGAACGAAAACTCTTTCATCCAATCATAGTTATTCACCATGATGGCTTGATTCTCTTTTGCATCAGAAAAATCAAGCAGTCTTGACAACTGATTCTTCAAACAATCTTGGTTATGACGCAACGTAGTTTCATCAAGAAGATTACGTTCTTGTGATTTCATAGAAGGGTCCCCGATCATTCCTGTTGCACCTCCAACGAGCACAATAGGTTGGTGACCTGCATTTTGAAGATGCTTCAACATCATTACGCCAACCAAGTGTCCTATATGTAGTGAATCTGCGGTAGGGTCAATACCTACATAAGCAGAAGTCATCTCTTTCTTAAGTTGTTCTTCGGTTCCTGGCATGATGTCATGAATCATGCCTCTCCATTTTAACTCTTCTACAAAATTCATATTATAATATTTCTTTTATCACAAAGATAATCATTTCGTTTCAATACAACCACTCTTCATCAAAGATCCTATAGGTCATCAAAATCAAGATCTTCATCTGCCACTTTCTTCGCTTTCTGCTGTATCTTCTTGACTTGAGTCTTAGTCTTCTGCATCGTCTCTTTAATAGCCTTCTGTTGTTTTTCCCACTGCTCTTTTGGATCAATCTCCTCCAACATTGGGAATACACTAGGAGCGAAGAGTTTTATCGGCTTATATAGCTTGGACGTACTCTTTGTATGATCATTCATCAAATCATCAACAGGTCTAAACTTTTCAGCTACGACAAGTAATAAGCTCAGTATAAATGCAACCTTTATCAATGCAAACACTGCACCTGCTACATAATTCACCGATCCAAGAATCATAATATCAGCTAACTTTGTTAGCAATTTGGCAAGCAGATGAACCCCTACAATTAACAAAATAAAGGTTAGTACAAAGGAAACGAGTCCGACAAATTCAGAGTGCCAATTAAGTTGTTCCACCAAAACACCCTCTGTTAATTCAGAAAGTGAAGCAGAACCAAACACTCCAACAAAAAGAGCTAAGAAGGTCGCAATTTCAACAATAAATCCATTCTTATATCCTTGATAAGTTCCATAAACGAGGAAGACCCCTAAGATTGCATCAATAATGTTCATACGCTATATTAAATTCATAAAAAAACAAAAGTAGCCTCATTACAATACTTACTTTTTTTTAATATCTTTAGAATTGTCAACCAATATGTTATTCCTATATGGCAATACTACAAACACTATTAAGTTGGTTCAATTCTCGTAGAATAGAAGAAATCGATCAATATACCCATCATGGAGAAGAGATTCAAAAACTCTGCTTCAATCACCTTATGGATAGAGCTAAGCACACCATATGGGGGGAAACCTATGGATATGGATCGATGAACTCTCATATTCAGTATAAGTCTCGTGTACCACTACAATGCTACGAAGATATAAAACCTTATGTAGAACGTATAATAAAAGGAGAGGAGAATGTATTATGGAGCGGTAAAACACGATGGTTTGCAAAATCCTCAGGGACAACACAAAGCAAGAGTAAGTTTATCCCCATCACTGCGGACTCCTTAGAAGAGTGTCATTATCGTGCAGCCAAAGATATTCAGTCCATATATTTTAGAAGCAATCCCCAAAATAATGTATTAGGAGGCAAGACCTTAACTCTTGGAGGAAGCCATAAAGTCTCATCCTTGAACAACAACTCTTCGGTAGGGGATCTATCTGCCGTCATGATTGAGAACCTTCCCTTCTGGACCGACCTCTATCGTACACCAGCACGTGAAGTAACCTTAACGGAGGCTTTTGATAAAAAAGTAGCAGCCATAATAGAGCACTCTTTAGACGAAGATGTAACAGCATTTGCTGGTGTACCCTCTTGGTATCTAGTACTTTTTCACAAGATTCTAGAAACGACAGGA
It encodes:
- a CDS encoding GNAT family N-acetyltransferase produces the protein MIDEDADLKKLSVIVRKVSLNDIEELKVIGQLTFQETYGWYNSEENMIEYLDQEFSREKLRAQLLNENSEFYFTESDDKVIGYLKVNVKDAQTEMKLDNALEIERIYVLKEYHGKSVGKILYDKAIELARQKEVESVWLGVWEKNPRAIKFYEKNGLTVFDKHVFKLGDDEQTDIMMKLEMKSLQG
- a CDS encoding CvpA family protein — translated: MNIIDAILGVFLVYGTYQGYKNGFIVEIATFLALFVGVFGSASLSELTEGVLVEQLNWHSEFVGLVSFVLTFILLIVGVHLLAKLLTKLADIMILGSVNYVAGAVFALIKVAFILSLLLVVAEKFRPVDDLMNDHTKSTSKLYKPIKLFAPSVFPMLEEIDPKEQWEKQQKAIKETMQKTKTQVKKIQQKAKKVADEDLDFDDL
- the tyrS gene encoding tyrosine--tRNA ligase; the encoded protein is MNFVEELKWRGMIHDIMPGTEEQLKKEMTSAYVGIDPTADSLHIGHLVGVMMLKHLQNAGHQPIVLVGGATGMIGDPSMKSQERNLLDETTLRHNQDCLKNQLSRLLDFSDAKENQAIMVNNYDWMKEFSFLSFIRDIGKHLTVNYMMSKDSVKKRLDSSNKSGLSFTEFTYQLVQGTDFLHLYREHNCKLQMGGSDQWGNITTGTELIRRIDRGEAFAMTCPLITKADGKKFGKTESGNVWLDAERTTPYAFYQFWLNTSDDDAEKYIKIFTMLSQEEVASIVSEHQEAPHRRVLQQRLAKEVTIMVHSEEEYDAAVEASAILFGKGTQEQLQKLDERTFLAVFEGVPQFKVSADLIKEGVDVVSLLSEHAEVFPSKGELRRSIKGNGVSINKQKVASPEVIIDPSYLIANKYILAQKGKKNYYLIIAE